A region of Methylibium petroleiphilum PM1 DNA encodes the following proteins:
- a CDS encoding IS3-like element ISMpe1 family transposase (programmed frameshift) has product MNDKQVRGKYTQEFKLEAVRLVRAGQSVGMTAKVLGIPKASLSNWVRSSEQGQLGGAGDRPVTPEQMELARLRAELARVKMERDIGKKSGGVLCAGCSAKYAWIRTMKESWPVSLSCEVLGVSVSGYFEHQRRQYRRQPSRPGSGRLSDEALLAHVRAIHAEVRQEYGWPRMTKELCARGHRVGKERVRRLMQQHGIKARGRRKFVVTTDSKHNLPIAPDLLQRDFAADGPNAKWTSDITYIATDEGWLYLAAFIDLHSRMIVGWSMQPHMRASLVTDALRMAWFRRRPPPGLIVHTDRGSQYCSDEFQKALTGYGMRSSMSRKGDCWDNAPTESLWGRLKVGRLHGRKFATRRQAMDEVIDWMAFYNHRRLHSSLGYLSPRQYEERWVAAQLNKAA; this is encoded by the exons ATGAATGACAAGCAAGTGCGTGGGAAGTACACGCAGGAGTTCAAGCTGGAGGCCGTCAGGCTGGTCAGGGCAGGCCAGTCGGTGGGGATGACGGCGAAGGTGCTGGGCATTCCCAAGGCCAGCCTGAGCAACTGGGTGCGCTCCAGTGAGCAGGGGCAGCTTGGTGGCGCTGGCGACCGGCCGGTGACGCCAGAGCAGATGGAGCTGGCCAGGCTGAGGGCGGAACTGGCGCGCGTGAAGATGGAGCGCGACATCG GCAAAAAAAGCGGCGGCGTACTTTGCGCAGGATGTTCTGCAAAGTACGCCTGGATCCGGACGATGAAGGAGAGCTGGCCGGTGAGCCTGAGCTGCGAGGTGCTGGGCGTGAGCGTCAGCGGGTACTTCGAGCACCAACGCCGCCAGTATCGACGCCAGCCGAGCCGGCCGGGCTCGGGGCGTCTGAGCGACGAGGCCTTGCTGGCGCACGTGCGTGCCATTCACGCCGAGGTCCGTCAGGAGTACGGATGGCCGCGGATGACTAAGGAGCTGTGCGCCCGGGGCCACCGCGTCGGCAAGGAACGGGTTCGACGCCTGATGCAGCAGCACGGCATCAAGGCTCGGGGCCGCCGCAAGTTCGTCGTCACCACCGACAGCAAGCACAACCTGCCGATCGCGCCAGACCTGCTTCAGCGGGACTTCGCGGCCGACGGCCCCAACGCGAAGTGGACGAGCGACATCACCTACATCGCTACCGACGAAGGCTGGCTGTACCTGGCGGCCTTCATCGACTTGCACAGTCGGATGATCGTGGGCTGGAGCATGCAGCCCCACATGCGCGCCAGCCTGGTGACGGACGCGCTGCGCATGGCGTGGTTCCGGCGTCGGCCACCGCCGGGGCTGATCGTGCACACGGACCGCGGCAGCCAATACTGCAGCGACGAGTTCCAGAAGGCGCTGACCGGGTACGGGATGCGCTCGTCGATGAGCCGCAAGGGCGACTGCTGGGACAACGCGCCGACCGAGAGCCTGTGGGGGCGCCTGAAGGTCGGCAGACTGCATGGGCGTAAGTTCGCCACCAGGAGGCAGGCTATGGACGAGGTCATCGACTGGATGGCCTTCTACAACCACCGCCGGCTACATTCCTCGCTGGGCTACCTCAGCCCCAGGCAGTATGAAGAGCGCTGGGTCGCGGCACAGCTCAACAAGGCCGCGTAA